A part of Liolophura sinensis isolate JHLJ2023 chromosome 1, CUHK_Ljap_v2, whole genome shotgun sequence genomic DNA contains:
- the LOC135461545 gene encoding uncharacterized protein LOC135461545: MINDTEQGLRIDSLKVHMSEVELFNTKSTGVVITAPYAQFDFGGSVIRDSLYDGVQIQSLGSRGVANVSVLNSGNNGIHIQSKFGLVKVVHVNISSSSSAGINIKYSYDHLVSQSVIVENSIVENHHNDDGLKIKTQSNLGPSFVNVRGNTMKNNTVGSLSVEVIAPQRLQRPLNENRSVSIVDNVFEHGGPVAVWAVNNVSVEVENNEFKAGGDQSDCLLLVRAELSETQASTDKWRKVHVDGNIFNSVSGECVVELRSSPSEIFSGEFTHNNITQSYSSLATVRIKSGKYRLNDNNFDNPRSRLEAYVEVEHPGGSLVGSINAENNWWGTTVLSEIYARVYDREEDPDVYSLDVQPFQGHMIFDCSKVNSCSGRGDCIGQNTCGCHSGWAGPKCGEYDCADVSMCQGHGDCSGPNKCDCFSGWFGTTCETPICSSVNNCSSQGTCISPNSCRCDSGFQGANCTDVVPPTTISDQSVPSQNPTTGDSISKCERAVFNPVLILASCLLLIFLK, encoded by the coding sequence ATGATAAACGACACTGAACAAGGACTAAGAATAGATTCCCTGAAAGTCCACATGTCCGAAGTTGAACTTTTCAATACCAAAAGTACAGGAGTCGTAATCACCGCTCCCTACGCCCAGTTTGACTTTGGAGGGTCAGTCATCAGGGACTCGTTATACGatggagttcaaatccaatctTTGGGAAGCAGAGGTGTTGCGAACGTATCTGTGCTTAATAGTGGAAACAACGGAATTCATATTCAGTCAAAGTTCGGACTTGTGAAGGTAGTTCATGTCAATATCTCCAGCAGTTCGTCTGCGGGAATAAATATTAAGTATAGTTATGATCACCTGGTTTCTCAAAGTGTCATTGTTGAAAATTCGATTGTGGAAAATCATCACAACGACGATGGACTAAAAATTAAAACCCAGAGTAACCTGGGTCCATCATTCGTAAACGTACGGGGAAATACCATGAAGAATAACACCGTTGGCTCATTGTCGGTTGAGGTAATCGCTCCTCAACGTTTACAAAGGCCTTTAAACGAAAACAGATCTGTGTCGATTGTCGACAACGTTTTTGAGCACGGTGGACCTGTAGCCGTTTGGGCTGTGAACAACGTGAGTGTGGAGGTAGAAAACAATGAGTTCAAGGCTGGCGGAGACCAGTCAGATTGCCTGCTGCTCGTCAGAGCGGAACTATCAGAGACACAGGCGTCAACTGACAAATGGAGAAAAGTTCATGTAGATGGTAACATATTTAACTCTGTGTCTGGGGAATGTGTGGTGGAACTTCGATCATCGCCGTCTGAAATCTTCTCTGGCGAATTTACCCACAACAACATAACACAAAGTTACTCTAGTTTGGCCACCGTTCGAATTAAATCTGGTAAATACAGGCTGAATGATAACAATTTCGATAACCCCAGATCCAGGTTGGAGGCGTATGTGGAAGTGGAGCACCCCGGTGGCTCTTTAGTTGGATCAATAAATGCTGAGAATAATTGGTGGGGTACAACGGTTTTATCGGAAATTTACGCGCGCGTGTACGACCGAGAAGAAGACCCGGATGTTTACAGCCTCGATGTGCAACCTTTCCAAGGTCACATGATCTTCGACTGCTCAAAGGTTAACAGCTGCAGTGGGAGAGGGGACTGCATTGGACAGAACACATGCGGGTGTCACTCAGGTTGGGCAGGACCGAAGTGTGGAGAGTATGATTGTGCCGATGTCAGCATGTGCCAAGGGCACGGTGATTGCTCCGGTCCTAACAAATGTGACTGTTTTTCTGGATGGTTTGGTACGACGTGTGAGACTCCAATTTGTTCATCGGTAAATAACTGCTCGTCTCAAGGAACGTGTATAAGCCCTAACTCCTGTAGATGTGACAGTGGGTTTCAAGGAGCAAACTGTACCGATGTGGTACCTCCCACTACAATAAGTGATCAATCTGTACCATCTCAAAATCCAACCACAGGAGACTCGATTTCAAAGTGCGAGAGGGCAGTTTTTAACCCTGTGCTGATCTTGGCATCATGTTTGCTTTTAATATTCCTGAAATGA
- the LOC135461544 gene encoding uncharacterized protein LOC135461544, translating into MNAVSVTFSSADGFLFEYPIVRQDTSINMLLAAFNSKAGIHVYFGRQEFAPYLNVNSVFLRNNTNTGIRVENNGKLEVNSCEVYGSKTAISLESNLAGSLIFRACDFHDNSERVISSQRHTSSGGNFSFVLADSSIHDHSYYIYWSWNYRPLIDIYPNDRLEQATWTFKNNKFFNMSISGTILDIDARYVRSELNVYITGNQFMDIARGRAVEVRTSIRSSINIANNLFENITDPRANALVEIYQHVINATVRVENNTFQANGVSSMVYLSGESGTFPYTYIISNTFLNNSVSNTILSAISGFQARNNIFTNPRASCEIKAPDFNDFAPIDALNCYWGFGDLDKIVQRVCSFEKDMRLSRVNFIPYLLSADLGNKVDITDGTFHLDTLIGGVVTGTITLAKGPEPVVISRSVYVEENAVLVIEAGSTVEFEEDCGIFVKGKVVIGSDKASRTTLQPHNSDFWEGIVFGSGSLSKSRSVTSVSEMRNTHILNPRTGVRFLTSQVSLFNNVISGSGNAGITLDVQNTVFDFNGTAVIDSGSYGLYGDPITDIRIRNVTIIGSNYDGVALRSAGGHVELEYVTLDGNSGAGVEVTYSNNDLENFFTMSHSQVLNNQGVAVQGEFFMFYRDIGININNNNFTNNTRGGLLVTLSESYGWRSWNPRLCTCNITDNVFTNSGTSSVRVQSYAVIDINNNQFLNSHSLDACILSIESSAWRNEQPSKVISLTTNRFEMGSGECAVDLSSQDEGNLEGLFVYNQLTSFDATEATIIVDSLHFNVTDNILDNPESVYEIKVTKAGTGVVHAERNWWGSTNLLSAKARVFDQTRDPSLLALEIQPIRQELTFDCSLVNNCSGQGECVRPNGCRCYRGWAGTRCTEYDCSGVSQCSGRGACIGPNVCECNLGYTGSRCELATCSNVNDCSGKGFCIAPDTCQCFTKYSGSTCSECGPERWGEDCLPCPFCVRPQGTCNTQNGTCLCASNWAGDICDRCAKTFYGSDCEPLVTVLNVFPDGGPDTGGTEVHVRGHNFPETTNNTFYCRFGSKVVEGIRLSREHVVCVSPQLPEATYFVEISVDGVMDFTDNKVPFNVYAQCPPNACGKNFSPAHGYCAFGGCVCELPWSGQDCLTEIRVPRIADVDSPIAISEGDSFSLKLNLTQGTSPVAWFIQRQPQGMVLDVRSATVTWDRTIGSGTPYRVVIGATNIVGTDTKTLEIRVPLSYNVTIETTTPSGTLSTPEPVTIRGHVNFWNTDGSRVALVDLLIRQNDKTRPLTTFSDPGRNGYFEAIFYHQSQDSGEFFVSGNHPSDPVFRPQASWKVQGLRCSDSSLRLVSYLDEEQVTFPSVAELINTGLENVRNIRSEVLGVGSPLQAVTVIPTGTTDSGATYFTTSLESNAGIAFDVILNASGPLRGTIAVVFTADVGTTTTCRMSINLSIRKPHFTISPGSLRANLLIGSRATYEIEVTNDGEAEAANVRVDLPSDDRFSLVSFNKRLSASTPNDVPQDVLSLSKDESAILSIGLLSARSDTLGEVRGQIAVKSDQISVAIPYHIILVSDTRLNLTIRVEDEFTYFDESHPLVSNATVTLVNGRRKFRTSLMTTREKGWVTFENLQEDKYDLRVQAPGHGSYVAVIVADSTSPNMSVFLQRTAVTYTFSVTPTTFEDKYVITLETTFETQVPMPVVTVEPAQVNTIPYEEGRKNIMEFRLTNHGLIRADNVRFALPSHPRLLFFMTIDEIGHLEANSSIIVPVRVERKVTETTPSPTTVSVKTISPRTLNPGATTGRPSPTNAPATRAPSTRTPTDRPNPPSSGGSDGGSSSSSGSSGYCGIIIVYDYVCGVRISRQITVSLPRVYPGRPPIPCVTSTAVATLPSIRTGTVGVGGGGGGSVYGSGGLVVYRPVTPISCDCLKSYVQNCIPFGSCAVSTLEGSLAGILKDCVLPILPISGCAKATIGAAFPQSSFLDLIISVIDIAMSCVVSAICPICGPIWTLIKCLVKVIATCSFGGLGRRRRDVSSAIVENLVMKSPPMDNFLDLSVGILGSRDMLELPDNGWYSKFKSAIGDDSPSGNYLTTAEYNTVWTGLNDTKSQEAVRTFLRRWNNTVSAFNDGTLASRPDTENIIPFRSSQEKYKQYLKDTVNAKESGFDTIFDEFDSAIGVYIDAKNKESGQDNGVCAKVRVQIVQDLVLTRDAFNARLEIENGEQSALSNIKVVLKITPAIDPTKNATDKFAIGYAELVGITAVDGTGSLAQAKSGTADWLIIPYSTAAIREDTEYDVGGSFSYSVGASSLTVSLVPDTITVKPNPNLEVHYFHDKYVQGDDPFTDAVEPSVPFVLAVMITNTGYGVAKSLKITSAQPEIIENEKGLLVNFQIVGTALNGKPVPFSLSVDFGDIDPFQTKVARWYLTSSLKGFFYNYSATFENINPLGDPQLSVLDVLRSHELIHTVRKDVPADDKLDDFLVNDELDADDMADHVFDSSTGLKDRIVDSEVTQFQERVGSDGQYISVSLICNVFDVGWFYLRVETDLASSDDNRGELLAVTREDGREISLGKNAWTTDHYKDASFFHLFDYSDDNFTTFHYTVIFGPENNFEPDFDKDNYNVKVKFPISANDIVTRVHASDADGHPVTYSLQMPTGQFSINNQTGDILSLVAISEPQSLMLIVIATDSGVPSRIASVKVTITPDDGSQPTTSSTTRSTKTTSISSAKTTTLMTTISSTKTIKQTTKISSTKSTTETTKSSIKPTHTSPATLANTTMDLFGNATGVNQTVSTAIRKEATLVFFFVPASIIIIAAYVNAS; encoded by the exons TTAATGTTAATTCGGTCTTCCTTCGGAATAACACTAACACTGGCATACGAGTGGAGAATAATGGCAAGCTTGAGGTAAACAGTTGTGAAGTGTACGGTTCAAAAACCGCAATCAGTCTTGAGTCGAACTTAGCAGGTTCCTTGATTTTCCGTGCTTGTGATTTCCACGATAATTCCGAGCGAGTGATATCATCCCAACGACACACATCTTCTGGGGGAAACTTTTCCTTTGTTCTGGCTGACAGTTCAATTCATGATCACAGTTATTACATTTATTGGTCGTGGAACTACAGAcctttgattgatatttatCCCAATGACCGACTTGAGCAGGCTACGTggacatttaaaaataataagtttTTCAATATGTCCATTTCTGGTACAATTTTAGACATAGATGCTCGATATGTTCGCTCTGAACTCAACGTTTATATCACTGGGAACCAATTCATGGACATCGCTCGCGGAAGAGCTGTTGAAGTGAGAACAAGTATTAGGTCATCCATTAACATTGCCAATAATCTGTTTGAGAACATCACAGATCCTCGCGCCAATGCTTTGGTCGAAATTTATCAACACGTAATTAACGCAACAGTACGtgttgaaaacaacacgttTCAGGCCAATGGAGTTTCTAGCATGGTCTATCTTTCAGGGGAATCGGGGACCTTTccctatacatacataatatCAAACACGTTCCTCAACAACTCCGTTAGTAACACAATTCTCAGTGCTATTTCAGGCTTTCAAGCCCGGAACAACATATTCACGAATCCAAGAGCATCATGTGAAATTAAAGCACCAGACTTTAATGACTTTGCTCCGATTGATGCCTTAAATTGCTACTGGGGGTTTGGTGACTTAGACAAAATAGTACAGCGGGTGTGCTCGTTTGAGAAGGACATGCGTTTATCCCGGGTAAACTTCATTCCCTACCTGCTGTCAGCTGATTTGGGGAACAAGGTGGATATTACGGACGGGACCTTCCATTTGGACACTCTGATTGGCGGAGTGGTAACGGGCACTATTACCCTTGCTAAAGGACCTGAACCAGTCGTCATATCTAGATCTGTTTATGTTGA GGAAAATGCGGTGCTGGTCATTGAAGCAGGATCAACTGTGGAATTCGAGGAAGACTGCGGTATCTTTGTCAAAG gGAAGGTTGTCATTGGATCTGACAAGGCAAGTCGTACAACCCTTCAGCCTCATAACTCCGATTTTTGGGAAGGCATTGTGTTTGGTTCTGGCAGTTTGTCAAAATCCCGGTCTGTGACGTCTGTATCAGAGATGAGGAACACGCACATACTAAATCCTAGAACTGGAGTTAGGTTCCTTACTTCTCAAGTCAGCCTGTTTAATAACGTGATTTCGGGGTCTGGAAATGCTGGAATAACTCTTGATGTGCAAAATACTGTCTTTGACTTTAATGGAACAGCAGTGATAGATAGTGGTAGTTATGGACTTTACGGTGACCCTATAACAGATATCCGGATAAGAAACGTTACTATTATAGGAAGCAACTACGATGGAGTGGCCTTAAGGTCTGCAGGTGGTCATGTGGAGCTAGAGTATGTCACACTTGATGGGAATAGCGGTGCTGGAGTGGAGGTTACATACTCGAATAACGATCTGGAGAATTTCTTCACTATGTCTCATTCACAGGTTTTGAACAATCAAGGCGTAGCGGTCCAAGGtgaatttttcatgttttaccgGGATATCGGAATAAACATTAACAATAATAACTTTACAAATAACACCAGAGGGGGTTTGCTTGTTACATTGTCCGAATCTTATGGCTGGAGAAGCTGGAATCCAAGACTGTGCACGTGTAATATTACGGACAACGTTTTTACCAACAGTGGAACAAGTTCTGTTCGCGTTCAGTCTTACGCAGTGATAGatataaacaataatcaatTCCTTAACAGTCATAGCTTAGATGCATGCATATTATCAATCGAGTCCTCTGCATGGAGAAACGAACAACCCTCGAAGGTTATCAGCTTAACCACTAACCGGTTTGAGATGGGAAGTGGAGAGTGTGCCGTCGATCTGTCATCCCAAGACGAAGGAAACCTGGAAGGCTTGTTCGTTTACAATCAACTGACTTCTTTTGACGCGACGGAAGCAACTATTATTGTTGACTCTCTCCATTTTAATGTGACCGATAACATTTTAGACAACCCTGAATCTGTGTATGAGATCAAGGTGACCAAAGCAGGCACTGGTGTAGTGCACGCAGAGCGGAATTGGTGGGGAAGTACCAACCTACTGTCGGCTAAAGCTCGTGTCTTCGATCAAACTCGGGACCCATCTCTTTTGGCACTGGAAATTCAACCAATCCGCCAGGAACTGACATTTGACTGTAGCCTGGTTAACAACTGCAGTGGTCAGGGAGAGTGCGTTAGGCCGAACGGATGTCGTTGTTACCGGGGATGGGCGGGAACAAGATGCACCGAGTATGACTGTTCTGGAGTTAGCCAGTGTTCTGGTCGCGGGGCGTGTATCGGACCTAACGTCTGTGAATGTAACCTAGGTTATACTGGTTCACGCTGTGAGCTAGCCACGTGTTCCAACGTAAATGACTGCTCGGGCAAAGGGTTTTGCATCGCTCCTGATACCTGTCAGTGTTTCACGAAATATTCAGGCTCAACATGTTCGGAGTGTGGACCGGAAAGATGGGGAGAAGACTGTCTGCCATGTCCATTCTGCGTTAGGCCTCAGGGAACGTGCAACACGCAGAACG GAACGTGTCTGTGTGCCTCCAACTGGGCCGGAGATATTTGCGATCGATGTGCCAAAACATTCTACGGATCTGACTGTGAGCCTTTAGTGACTGTTCTGAACGTGTTTCCTGACGGTGGACCGGACACTGGTGGTACGGAGGTGCATGTGAGAGGACACAACTTTCCAGAGACAACCAACAACACGTTTTATTGCCGCTTCGGTTCCAAAGTCGTGGAAGGCATTCGCCTCTCCAGAGAGCATGTGGTTTGTGTGTCACCGCAGTTGCCCGAGGCGACGTACTTTGTGGAAATCTCTGTGGATGGCGTCATGGATTTCACAGACAATAAG gtaCCTTTCAATGTCTATGCGCAATGTCCTCCAAATGCATGTGGGAAGAACTTTAGTCCAGCGCACGGTTACTGTGCCTTCGGGGGATGTGTGTGTGAGTTACCTTGGTCTGGACAAGATTGTCTCACTGAGATTAGAGTTCCGCGAATAGCTGATGTCGACTCTCCTATCGCCATCAGCGAGGGGGACAGCTTTTCCCTGAAACTAAACCTAACACAG GGAACATCGCCAGTAGCGTGGTTTATCCAACGTCAGCCTCAGGGTATGGTTCTGGATGTGCGCTCAGCTACGGTCACGTGGGACAGAACGATAGGATCCGGGACACCTTATCGTGTGGTGATTGGTGCCACAAACATCGTGGGGACGGACACAAAAACCTTAGAAATTCGAGTTCCCTTGTCATATAACGTCACTATAGAGACCACGACACCGTCTGGAACCCTGTCCACCCCGGAACCTGTTACAATCCGTGGTCATGTGAACTTCTGGAATACCGACGGTTCACGGGTTGCTCTGGTGGATTTGCT GATTCgtcaaaatgacaaaactaGACCACTTACCACCTTTTCTGATCCCGGGAGAAACGGATATTTTGAAGCTATATTTTATCACCAGTCCCAGGACAGTGGAGAATTTTTTGTG TCCGGAAACCATCCATCGGATCCAGTTTTTAGGCCACAAGCAAGTTGGAAGGTACAAGGTCTTAGGTGTTCTGACTCATCTTTGAGACTAGTTAGCTACCTGGATGAGGAGCAAGTTACGTTTCCTAGTGTCGCCGAGCTTATTAATACTGGACTGGAGAATGTTCGTAACATTCGGTCAGAG GTTTTGGGCGTTGGATCGCCTCTTCAGGCTGTTACCGTGATACCTACAGGCACAACTGACTCTGGTGCAACATACTTCACGACGTCTCTGGAATCAAATGCCGGTATAGCCTTTGACGTAATCTTGAACGCTTCCGGACCGCTGCGAGGGACTATTGCTGTGGTTTTCACCGCTGACGTgggtacaacaacaacgtgtagGATGAGCATTAACCTAAGCATTCGGAAACCTCATTTTACTATTTCGCCTGGGTCACTACGTGCTAACCTTCTAATTGGCAGCCGAGCAACGTATGAGATTGAAGTCACAAATGACGGAGAGGCAGAGGCCGCTAATGTACGAGTCGACCTACCCAGTGACGATAGGTTCTCACTAGTATCTTTTAACAAACGTTTGTCCGCATCAACACCGAATGACGTTCCCCAAGATGTTTTGTCCCTGAGTAAAGATGAATCTGCTATTTTAAGTATTGGTTTACTGTCTGCAAGATCGGACACTTTGGGAGAAGTCCGAGGCCAGATTGCTGTAAAATCGGATCAGATCTCTGTTGCCATTCCATACCACATCATTCTCGTGTCGGACACCCGCCTGAACCTTACGATTCGTGTTGAGGATGAGTTTACTTACTTTGATGAAAGTCATCCTCTTGTTAGCAATGCCACAGTTACTCTCGTCAACGGACGCCGAAAATTTCGGACCTCTTTAATGACAACAAGAGAGAAAG GTTGGGTGACCTTCGAAAATTTACAGGAGGATAAGTACGACTTACGTGTTCAGGCACCTGGTCATGGCTCGTACGTTGCCGTCATTGTTGCTGACAGCACATCTCCAAATATGAGCGTTTTTCTGCAGCGAACCGCTGTCACTTACACATTTAGTGTAACGCCAACCACGTTTGAAGACAAATACGTAATTACCCTTGAGACTACGTTTGAGACTCAG GTACCAATGCCAGTCGTTACTGTGGAACCCGCGCAGGTTAATACCATTCCGTATGAAGAAGGTCGCAAAAACATCATGGAATTCCGCCTTACAAATCATGGGCTAATCCGTGCTGATAATGTGCGTTTCGCTCTCCCCAGCCATCCTCGACTCCTATTTTTTATG ACTATTGATGAGATTGGTCATTTAGAAGCGAATAGCAGCATCATCGTTCCTGTTCGAGTGGAGAGAAAGGTAACGGAAACTACGCCATCTCCCACTACAGTCTCTGTGAAAACCATTTCACCACGGACTCTAAATCCCGGTGCTACAACAGGCCGGCCATCACCAACCAATGCGCCGGCAACGAGAGCACCATCCACTCGGACTCCTACGGACCGGCCCAACCCACCATCTTCCGGTGGTTCCGATGGAGGGTCGTCAAGCAGCAGTGGATCGTCAGGTTATTGTGGGATAATCATAGTGTACGATTATGTGTGCGGGGTCCGTATCAGCCGGCAGATTACGGTATCTCTTCCTAGGGTGTATCCAGGCAGACCACCTATACCGTGTGTGACTTCCACAGCTGTAGCCACTCTGCCGTCCATCAGAACAGGAACAGTCGGTgtaggaggaggaggaggag GCAGTGTATATGGAAGCGGAGGACTTGTTGTATACAGGCCTGTCACGCCAATCTCCTGCGATTGTTTGAAGTCTTATGTCCAGAACTGTATTCCATTTGGGAGCTGTGCAGTGAGCACGTTGGAAGGATCCTTGGCTGGAATTTTGAAGGATTGTGTATTACCGATTCTACCGATCTCTGGGTGTGCGAAAGCCACAATTGGGGCAGCCTTTCCTCAGAGCAGTTTCCTCGACCTTATCATCAGCGTCATTGATATCGCCATGTCCTGTGTAGTGTCGGCTATATGTCCTATCTGTGGACCCATCTGGACCCTCATCAA ATGTCTTGTGAAGGTAATAGCTACATGTTCTTTCGGTGGGCTCGGTCGAAGGAGACGAGATGTCAGTTCAGCTATCGTGGAAAATTTAGTGATGAAATCTCCGCCCATGGATAACTTCCTAGACCTCAGCGTGGGAATCCTTGGAAGCAGAGACAT GTTGGAACTGCCTGATAATGGTTGGTATTCCAAGTTCAAATCGGCCATTGGTGACGACAGTCCCAGTGGAAACTATCTCACAACTGCTGAATACAACACAGTGTGGACAGGGCTGAACGATACAAAGTCGCAGGAAGCTGTTCGTACCTTCCTAAGGAGATGGAACAACACCGTGTCGGCCTTCAACGACGGCACTCTGGCATCACGACCTGACACAGAGAATATCATACCTTTCCGCAGCTCACAGGAGAAGTATAAGCAATACCTCAAAGATACTGTCAATGCTAAAGAG tctgGATTTGACACAATTTTTGATGAATTTGACAGTGCGATTGGGGTTTATATTGATGCGAAGAACAAGGAG TCTGGACAGGATAACGGTGTGTGCGCCAAGGTTAGAGTGCAGATAGTCCAGGATCTCGTGCTGACACGCGATGCATTTAATGCTCGACTGGAGATCGAAAATGGAGAACAGTCGGCTTTGTCTAACATAAAAGTCGTCCTAAAGATTACCCCGGCCATTGATCCAACCAAAAATGCAACAGACAAGTTTGCCATAG GCTACGCCGAATTGGTAGGCATTACAGCTGTAGATGGGACAGGATCCCTGGCGCAAGCCAAATCGGGCACAGCAGACTGGCTGATTATCCCTTACTCCACAGCCGCTATTCGCGAAGACACCGAGTACGATGTCGGAGGGAGCTTCTCCTACAGTGTAGGTGCGTCTTCTCTGACAGTGTCTCTCGTACCAGATACTATCACCGTAAAACCCAACCCCAACCTGGAGGTTCACTATTTCCACGATAAATACGTTCAGGGTGACGATCCCTTCACCGATGCCGTAGAACCTAGCGTGCCGTTTGTCCTGGCAGTCATGATTACTAACACGGGCTACGGGGTGGCCAAGAgtttaaaaataacatcagCTCAGCCGGAGATTATAGAAAATGAGAAGGGATTGTTGGTGAATTTCCAAATCGTTGGAACAGCTCTAAACGGAAAACCTGTACCGTTTTCTTTGTCAGTTGACTTTGGAGACATCGATCCTTTCCAGACAAAGGTGGCAAGATGGTACCTAACCTCTTCTCTAAAGGGATTCTTTTATAATTACTCAGccacatttgaaaacataaatcCTCTTGGTGACCCTCAGCTGTCTGTACTCGACGTGTTGAGGAGTCACGAACTCATACACACTGTGCGTAAGGATGTCCCAGCTGAtgacaaattagatgatttccTTGTTAATGATGAGCTGGATGCTGATGATATGGCTGATCATGTTTTTGACAGCTCAACCGGCCTTAAAGATCGCATCGTTGACTCCGAGGTGACGCAGTTCCAAGAACGCGTTGGATCAGATGGACAATACATCTCTGTGAGCCTGATATGCAACGTGTTTGATGTTGGCTGGTTTTATCTCAGAGTCGAAACCGACCTGGCTTCTTCGGATGACAATCGAGGGGAACTATTAGCGGTCACCCGAGAGGACGGTAGAGAGATTTCACTGGGGAAAAATGCGTGGACAACTGATCACTACAAGGACGCTTCCTTTTTCCATCTTTTTGATTACAGTGACGATAATTTCACTACTTTCCATTACACTGTCATATTTGGCCCGGAGAACAATTTTGAGCCAGATTTTGACAAAGACAATTACAATGTCAAAGTTAAGTTTCCGATTTCTGCAAACGATATTGTAACCAGAGTACATGCGAGTGACGCGGACGGCCATCCTGTTACTTATTCACTGCAAATGCCAACAGGACAGTTTTCCATTAACAACCAGACCGGAGATATTCTATCATTAGTAGCGATCTCGGAACCGCAAAGCCTGATGCTGATTGTCATTGCCACCGACAGCGGTGTGCCGAGCAGAATCGCGTCAGTCAAAGTGACGATCACGCCTGATGACGGCAGTCAGCCTACCACTTCATCAACCACACGTTCTACAAAAACGACGAGTATATCATCTGCCAAAACCACAACGCTGATGACGACGATATCATCCACCAAAACCATCAAACAAACCACGAAGATATCAAGCACCAAAAGCACCACAGAGACAACCAAGTCTTCCATCAAACCAACCCACACTTCACCCGCGACATTGGCGAATACAACAATGGACTTGTTCGGCAACGCCACCGGTGTAAACCAAACTGTGTCCACGGCTATCCGGAAAGAAGCAACACTGGTATTTTTCTTTGTACCAGCCAGTATCATTATTATAGCCGCATATGTTAATGCGAGCTAA
- the LOC135464095 gene encoding uncharacterized protein LOC135464095 gives MDDNTFVNPIAQCEISGPAFTEDNVFSAKRCYWGSSNLNNITERMCAFEKDMRLARVEYFPYRLSDTSKDLLSPSTAQFDTDGAYGGKIDGVVAVSQSVVIRRSIYIEEGGSLTIQPGVTLQFPLNTGIYAKGILSVGSLDGEKARLVPESTTWRGVYIKRCKYGNLILWM, from the exons ATGGACGACAACACGTTTGTGAACCCAATTGCCCAGTGCGAGATCTCTGGACCTGCATTTACAGAAGACAATGTTTTCAGTGCGAAACGGTGCTACTGGGGTTCTTCCAATCTGAATAACATAACGGAAAGAATGTGTGCATTTGAAAAGGACATGAGATTGGCAAGAGTAGAATACTTCCCATACCGTTTGTCAGACACGTCAAAAGACCTGCTGTCCCCTTCTACTGCCCAGTTCGACACTGACGGTGCCTACGGAGGAAAGATAGATGGAGTAGTCGCTGTCTCACAGTCTGTTGTCATTCGAAGATCCATATACATTGA GGAAGGCGGGTCTTTAACAATTCAACCTGGTGTGACCCTTCAGTTTCCACTCAACACAGGAATCTACGCCAAAG GAATTCTCAGCGTCGGCAGCCTTGATGGAGAAAAGGCAAGACTTGTTCCCGAATCTACGACTTGGCGCGGAGTTTACATCAAACGCTGTAAGTATGGGAATCTTATTCTGTG GATGTAA